A single genomic interval of Tsukamurella paurometabola harbors:
- a CDS encoding Rossmann-like and DUF2520 domain-containing protein — MPEFSDSPDAVDRLAGIPNPPTPARLSVGVISAGRVGTALGAAFDRAGHIVTAASAPSHRSRERAAHRLPEARLDAPAVIAEKAELLILAVPDTALPALVDELAGRVNPSAIVLHTSGALGVGVLAPLARLGCTTIAFHPAMTFVDDPEDTARLATCCVGVTAADEIGHAVGQALALEIGAEPVRVPESARPLYHAALAHGANHLVALVDDAVVALRAALAGGIGADTVGGPAEGLAERVLGPLARAALENALTRGPSALTGPAARGDTAAVIRHLAAIDTVDPAIADAYRAQSRRAAAQSGTSAMIDPALEKENR, encoded by the coding sequence ATGCCCGAGTTCTCGGACTCGCCTGATGCCGTCGATCGGCTGGCGGGCATCCCCAATCCCCCCACCCCCGCGCGACTGTCCGTGGGCGTCATCTCCGCGGGCCGCGTCGGCACCGCCCTCGGCGCCGCCTTCGACCGCGCCGGGCACATCGTCACCGCCGCATCCGCACCGTCGCACCGCTCCCGCGAACGCGCCGCGCACCGTCTTCCCGAGGCCCGCCTCGACGCCCCCGCGGTGATCGCCGAGAAGGCCGAGCTGCTCATCCTGGCCGTGCCCGACACGGCGCTCCCCGCCCTGGTCGACGAGCTCGCCGGGCGCGTGAACCCGTCCGCGATCGTGCTGCACACCTCGGGCGCCCTCGGCGTGGGCGTGCTCGCGCCGCTCGCCCGGCTCGGCTGCACGACCATCGCCTTCCATCCCGCCATGACCTTCGTCGACGATCCGGAGGACACCGCGCGGCTCGCCACGTGCTGCGTCGGCGTCACGGCCGCCGACGAGATCGGTCACGCCGTCGGCCAGGCCCTCGCTCTGGAGATCGGGGCCGAGCCCGTCCGGGTGCCGGAATCGGCCCGCCCGCTGTACCACGCCGCCCTCGCGCACGGCGCGAACCACCTCGTGGCCCTCGTCGACGATGCGGTGGTCGCCCTGCGCGCCGCCCTCGCGGGCGGGATCGGGGCCGACACCGTCGGCGGACCGGCCGAGGGGCTCGCCGAGCGCGTACTCGGCCCCCTGGCCCGCGCCGCCCTCGAGAACGCGCTGACCCGCGGACCGTCCGCCCTGACCGGCCCCGCCGCGCGCGGCGACACGGCGGCCGTCATCCGTCACCTCGCCGCGATCGACACCGTCGACCCCGCCATCGCCGACGCCTACCGCGCCCAATCCCGGCGCGCGGCAGCCCAATCCGGAACCTCAGCCATGATCGATCCCGCCCTCGAGAAGGAAAACCGATGA
- a CDS encoding serine/threonine-protein kinase — MALLPGSVFAGYVIERLLGTGGMGEVYVARHPRLPRSDALKILSSDLSADAQFRRRFEQEADVVAGLRHRGIVTVHDRGEFDGRLWIALELIEGFDARSAAGPAGMPARDVAAIIGPVAEALDYAGARGLVHRDVKPANILVGTDRRVVLTDFGIVRMQEAGGRLTSTGLMIGTAQYMSPEQAQGHPVDPRSDQYSLAVTAFDLLAGNPPFASSNVGAVIIAHVTRPVPSVRTTRPDLHPGVDGVLQRALAKSPADRYPSCVAFASALAAALSERPDARAAGVSVPAHTAVAPAPVRAPLAPTFVATRPVTGMHPAPITGRFIPAPPHPYPTNGVPPGGPAGPTRGEATRRRWALRIALASAPLLLLAALLSITEVSSGVALAISYIASGAYFVATLLNVRFGRRARTVGVVCVWVASFMVPIGITAVVFEVTSGFLPGLMAMMLSNACQPGFMSAAWLVGSARQKLLFALPLVALVATPALVGLVITSVGRGGMIIGSAVVGISVPVAVLITVLAARVAEARESPDRFPAPSGPVGR, encoded by the coding sequence GTGGCGTTGCTGCCTGGGTCCGTGTTCGCGGGGTACGTGATCGAGCGGTTGCTCGGCACCGGGGGAATGGGGGAGGTGTACGTCGCGCGGCATCCGCGGTTGCCGCGCAGCGACGCGCTCAAGATCCTGTCGTCGGATCTGTCCGCCGACGCGCAGTTCCGGCGCCGCTTCGAGCAGGAAGCCGATGTGGTCGCCGGCCTGCGCCACCGCGGGATCGTCACGGTGCACGATCGCGGCGAGTTCGACGGCCGGCTGTGGATCGCTCTGGAACTGATCGAGGGATTCGATGCGCGGAGCGCCGCAGGCCCGGCGGGTATGCCCGCTCGCGACGTGGCCGCGATCATCGGCCCGGTCGCCGAGGCCCTCGACTACGCGGGTGCCCGCGGACTGGTACACCGCGACGTCAAGCCGGCGAACATCCTCGTCGGGACGGATCGTCGGGTCGTGCTCACCGATTTCGGCATCGTCCGGATGCAGGAGGCCGGCGGGCGGCTGACCAGTACCGGGCTGATGATCGGCACGGCGCAGTACATGTCGCCGGAGCAGGCCCAAGGGCACCCCGTCGATCCGCGATCGGATCAGTACTCCCTGGCGGTGACGGCGTTCGACCTGCTCGCCGGGAACCCGCCCTTCGCGAGCAGCAACGTCGGAGCCGTGATCATCGCCCACGTGACCCGCCCCGTGCCGAGCGTGCGGACCACGCGTCCCGATCTGCATCCCGGAGTCGACGGCGTCCTGCAGCGCGCGCTCGCGAAATCACCCGCGGACCGGTACCCGTCCTGCGTCGCCTTCGCCTCCGCGCTCGCCGCCGCGCTGTCCGAGCGGCCGGACGCGCGGGCCGCCGGAGTCTCGGTGCCCGCGCACACCGCCGTGGCACCCGCGCCGGTCCGCGCGCCGCTGGCACCGACGTTCGTCGCGACGCGGCCGGTCACGGGGATGCACCCGGCGCCGATCACGGGACGGTTCATCCCCGCGCCGCCGCATCCGTACCCGACGAACGGTGTGCCCCCGGGCGGGCCGGCCGGACCGACGCGCGGCGAGGCGACACGTCGACGGTGGGCGCTCCGTATCGCTCTCGCGTCCGCGCCCCTGCTCCTCCTGGCGGCGCTCCTGTCGATCACGGAGGTGTCCTCCGGCGTGGCGTTGGCGATCTCGTACATCGCGAGCGGTGCGTATTTCGTGGCGACGCTCCTGAACGTCCGGTTCGGTCGCCGAGCTCGAACCGTGGGAGTCGTGTGCGTGTGGGTGGCCAGTTTCATGGTGCCGATCGGCATCACCGCCGTGGTGTTCGAGGTGACGTCAGGGTTCCTCCCCGGACTCATGGCGATGATGTTGTCCAATGCCTGCCAGCCCGGATTCATGTCCGCGGCGTGGTTGGTGGGGTCCGCTCGACAGAAGCTGCTCTTCGCACTGCCGTTGGTCGCGCTCGTCGCCACTCCGGCCCTCGTCGGGCTCGTCATCACGTCGGTCGGACGAGGCGGAATGATCATAGGTTCCGCAGTGGTGGGTATCAGCGTGCCGGTGGCGGTCCTGATCACGGTCCTGGCGGCGCGGGTCGCCGAGGCGCGGGAATCCCCCGATCGTTTTCCGGCACCGTCAGGCCCCGTCGGGAGGTGA
- a CDS encoding lysine--tRNA ligase, with amino-acid sequence MTTAPLDDWVSRLADEAVAFAERNGTPVKVASGISPSGPIHLGNLREVMVPHLVADELRRRGLQVEHIISWDDFDRFRKVPKVPGVDSSWDEHIGKPLTRVPAPHGSDAENWAEHFRRELQGALEDLGVEYRGISQTQMYTSGAYTEQVLHAMAQRGRIDSILERYRTLDRGQSPAAAGNAPESDAESAEAIAEAGSGAAEDADGSGDSGYYPYKPYCSVCGTDFTTVTAYDEETTALTYVCRCGHTETVTLREHTNGKLVWKVDWPMRWAFEKITFEPSGVDHQSPGSSFAVGKDVAPIFGWKRPLGPMYAFVGIRGMAKMSSSKGGVPTAAVALRYLEPPLLRWLYGRKKPNQSFDVALDGDLPRTYDEWDALVRKTAGDKAQPGDIAAHARAASVLDTASGRVRELPLTPRPMPYKTLASVVDITTGDDEQTLRILAALEPDQPLADLAPLRPRLDRATTWVAEQMPAEERTVVRTEPDTELLGSLTDEQREGLRLLLEGSGVPAPAGLGRLEDDWSLAGITHQVYGVAKVQRGLGADQIVKGDKELAAAQRAFFVLLYRLLVGSDTGPRLPTLLLAIGADRVRSLLQQA; translated from the coding sequence GTGACTACTGCACCCCTGGACGATTGGGTCTCCCGCCTCGCGGATGAGGCCGTGGCCTTCGCCGAGCGCAACGGGACGCCGGTGAAGGTGGCGTCGGGCATCTCCCCGTCGGGCCCGATCCACCTGGGCAACCTCCGCGAGGTGATGGTGCCGCACCTGGTGGCCGACGAGCTGCGCCGCCGGGGCCTGCAGGTGGAGCACATCATCTCCTGGGACGACTTCGACCGCTTCCGTAAGGTCCCCAAGGTCCCCGGTGTCGATTCCTCCTGGGACGAGCACATCGGTAAACCACTGACACGCGTTCCCGCGCCCCACGGCTCGGACGCGGAGAACTGGGCCGAGCATTTCCGTCGTGAATTGCAGGGTGCGCTGGAGGATCTCGGCGTCGAGTACCGCGGAATCAGTCAGACGCAGATGTACACCTCTGGTGCGTACACCGAGCAGGTGCTGCACGCGATGGCGCAGCGCGGCCGCATCGATTCCATCCTGGAGCGTTATCGGACGCTCGATCGCGGGCAATCGCCCGCGGCCGCCGGAAATGCGCCGGAATCGGACGCGGAATCCGCGGAGGCGATCGCCGAGGCGGGATCCGGCGCCGCGGAGGACGCGGACGGATCGGGTGATTCCGGCTACTACCCGTACAAGCCGTACTGCTCCGTATGCGGGACCGATTTCACCACGGTAACGGCGTACGACGAGGAAACGACCGCGCTGACATATGTTTGTCGGTGCGGTCATACCGAGACCGTGACACTGCGCGAACACACCAACGGAAAACTGGTGTGGAAGGTCGATTGGCCGATGCGCTGGGCTTTCGAGAAGATCACCTTCGAGCCGTCGGGCGTCGATCACCAGTCGCCCGGCTCGTCGTTCGCGGTGGGCAAGGACGTGGCCCCGATCTTCGGGTGGAAGCGGCCGCTCGGCCCGATGTACGCCTTCGTCGGTATCCGCGGGATGGCGAAGATGTCGTCGTCGAAGGGCGGCGTCCCGACCGCCGCGGTCGCGCTGCGCTACCTGGAACCGCCGCTGCTCCGGTGGCTGTACGGGCGCAAGAAGCCGAACCAGTCCTTCGACGTGGCGCTGGACGGCGACCTGCCGCGCACCTACGACGAGTGGGACGCGCTGGTCCGCAAGACGGCCGGCGACAAGGCGCAGCCCGGCGACATCGCCGCGCACGCCCGTGCGGCATCGGTGCTGGACACCGCCTCGGGGCGGGTGCGGGAGCTGCCGCTGACGCCGCGCCCCATGCCGTACAAGACGCTGGCCTCGGTCGTCGACATCACCACCGGCGACGACGAGCAGACCCTGCGCATCCTGGCCGCGCTCGAGCCCGACCAGCCGCTCGCGGACCTGGCGCCGCTGCGGCCGCGCCTCGACCGCGCGACCACCTGGGTCGCCGAGCAGATGCCCGCCGAGGAGCGCACCGTCGTGCGGACCGAGCCGGACACCGAGCTGCTGGGCTCGCTCACCGACGAGCAGCGGGAGGGCCTGCGGCTGCTGCTGGAGGGCTCCGGCGTTCCCGCCCCGGCCGGTCTCGGCCGGCTCGAGGACGACTGGTCGCTCGCCGGGATCACCCATCAGGTGTACGGCGTCGCCAAGGTGCAACGCGGGCTGGGCGCCGATCAGATAGTCAAGGGTGATAAAGAACTCGCTGCGGCGCAGCGCGCATTCTTCGTCCTGCTCTACCGCTTGCTGGTGGGCAGCGATACCGGCCCACGGTTGCCGACGCTGTTGCTCGCCATCGGCGCGGATCGGGTGCGTTCACTACTGCAGCAGGCGTAG
- the panC gene encoding pantoate--beta-alanine ligase has protein sequence MSAPTRPYTPGQLTVHHDPAQLTKVTSALKSTGRQIAFVPTMGALHAGHLELVHAAKLNGAVVVVSIFVNPLQFGANEDLDAYPRTLDADVEKLRAAGVELVFAPSAAEMYPNGPRTTIQPGPAGLGLEADSRPTHFAGMLTVVNKLLNIVRPHTAYFGEKDYQQLVLVRQMVTDLNMDVKIVGVPTVREADGLAMSSRNVYLSEAEREAATALSAALLAGAYAAQGGESAILAAANEVLASRPEIDVQYLELRAPDLGTAPERGDGRLLVAAKVGTTRLLDNVGIAIGTGFLEEPGAERAGLVGGVEAQ, from the coding sequence ATGAGCGCACCCACCCGCCCGTACACCCCCGGTCAGCTGACGGTGCACCACGATCCGGCGCAGCTGACCAAGGTCACCTCCGCCCTCAAGTCGACCGGGCGGCAGATCGCGTTCGTGCCGACGATGGGCGCGCTGCACGCGGGCCACCTGGAGCTCGTGCACGCGGCCAAGCTGAACGGCGCCGTCGTCGTGGTGTCGATCTTCGTGAACCCGTTGCAGTTCGGCGCGAACGAGGACCTCGACGCGTACCCGCGCACGCTGGACGCCGACGTCGAGAAGCTGCGCGCCGCGGGCGTCGAGCTGGTGTTCGCGCCGTCGGCCGCCGAGATGTACCCGAACGGCCCGCGCACCACCATCCAGCCCGGCCCCGCCGGCCTGGGCCTCGAGGCCGACAGCCGCCCGACGCACTTCGCGGGCATGCTCACCGTGGTGAACAAGCTGCTCAACATCGTCCGGCCGCACACCGCGTACTTCGGTGAGAAGGACTACCAGCAGCTCGTGCTGGTGCGGCAGATGGTGACGGACCTGAACATGGACGTCAAGATCGTCGGCGTCCCGACGGTGCGGGAGGCCGACGGCCTGGCGATGAGCTCGCGCAACGTCTACCTGTCGGAGGCCGAGCGGGAGGCCGCGACCGCCCTCTCCGCGGCGCTGCTCGCCGGCGCCTACGCAGCGCAGGGCGGCGAGAGCGCCATCCTCGCCGCCGCGAACGAGGTGCTCGCGTCGCGCCCCGAGATCGACGTGCAGTACCTGGAGCTGCGCGCCCCCGACCTGGGAACCGCGCCGGAACGCGGTGACGGCCGGCTGCTGGTGGCCGCCAAGGTGGGTACCACGCGCCTGCTGGACAACGTCGGCATCGCCATCGGCACCGGTTTCCTGGAGGAGCCGGGAGCGGAGCGGGCGGGCCTCGTCGGCGGAGTGGAGGCCCAGTGA
- a CDS encoding rhodanese-like domain-containing protein: MHPVHFTPAAGQIVVDVRDQSERNRDGILPGAVALDAAAVAARLVPGLPTSLAAAGPDAQWLLVSGNGATAAAIATRLRDRGVQASSVDGGFRALALGIAPGAGRAGASESYERTLAQFAAHEA, from the coding sequence ATGCACCCCGTGCACTTCACGCCCGCCGCCGGCCAGATCGTCGTCGACGTCCGCGATCAGTCCGAGCGCAACCGCGACGGCATCCTCCCGGGCGCCGTGGCGCTCGACGCGGCCGCCGTCGCCGCCCGGCTCGTGCCCGGCCTCCCCACCAGCCTCGCGGCGGCCGGCCCCGACGCGCAGTGGCTGCTGGTCAGCGGCAACGGCGCCACCGCCGCCGCGATCGCCACCCGCCTCCGGGACCGGGGCGTGCAGGCCTCGTCCGTCGACGGCGGCTTCCGGGCGCTGGCGCTGGGCATCGCCCCCGGCGCCGGGCGCGCCGGAGCGTCCGAGTCCTACGAGCGCACGCTCGCCCAGTTCGCCGCCCACGAGGCCTGA
- a CDS encoding histone-like nucleoid-structuring protein Lsr2 translates to MARKVTVTLVDDVDDTQTADETVEFGLDGVTYEIDLSSKNAAKLRGSLEEWVANARRAGGRKRGTRSLAAPRGRTPIDRSQSAAIRDWARKSGMKVNDRGRISQDVIDAYNAAN, encoded by the coding sequence ATGGCGCGCAAGGTCACCGTTACGCTGGTCGACGACGTGGACGATACGCAGACCGCTGACGAGACCGTGGAATTCGGACTGGACGGCGTCACGTACGAGATCGATCTGTCCTCCAAGAACGCCGCGAAGCTGCGCGGCTCGCTGGAGGAATGGGTCGCGAACGCGCGCCGGGCCGGTGGCCGTAAGCGCGGCACCCGCTCCCTCGCCGCCCCGCGCGGCCGCACGCCGATCGACCGCTCGCAGAGCGCGGCGATCCGCGACTGGGCCCGCAAGTCCGGCATGAAGGTCAACGACCGCGGTCGGATCAGCCAGGACGTGATCGACGCGTACAACGCGGCGAACTGA
- the panD gene encoding aspartate 1-decarboxylase, which yields MLRTMMTSKIHRATVTEANLHYVGSVTVDADLLDAANLLEGEQVAIVDVTNGARLETYTIAGERGSGVIGINGAAAHLVNPGDIVILIAYGQLNEEELKTYAPSVVFVDSDNKPVELTTDAAHVPDGFGLVTGRGSGALVTGGI from the coding sequence ATGCTGCGCACCATGATGACCAGCAAGATCCACCGCGCGACGGTGACGGAGGCGAACCTGCACTACGTGGGGTCGGTCACCGTCGACGCGGATCTGCTGGACGCCGCGAACCTGCTGGAGGGCGAGCAGGTCGCCATCGTCGACGTGACCAACGGCGCGCGCCTGGAGACGTACACCATCGCCGGCGAGCGGGGCAGCGGAGTCATCGGGATCAACGGCGCCGCCGCGCATCTGGTGAACCCGGGCGACATCGTCATCCTCATCGCCTACGGCCAGCTGAACGAGGAGGAGCTGAAGACCTACGCGCCGAGCGTCGTGTTCGTCGACTCCGACAACAAGCCGGTCGAGCTGACCACGGACGCGGCGCACGTGCCGGACGGTTTCGGCCTGGTCACCGGCCGCGGCAGTGGCGCGCTGGTCACGGGCGGGATCTGA
- a CDS encoding ATP-dependent Clp protease ATP-binding subunit, which translates to MFERFTDRARRVVVLAQEEARMLNHNYIGTEHILLGLIHEGEGVAAKALESLGISLEGVRSQVEEIIGQGQQAPSGHIPFTPRAKKVLELSLREALQLGHNYIGTEHILLGLIREGEGVAAQVLVKLGADLNRVRQQVIQLLSGYQGKEGGGEPAGAGARTSGGGDAGTPSTSLVLDQFGRNLTAAAAQGKLDPVIGRSKEIERIMQVLSRRTKNNPVLIGEPGVGKTAVVEGLAQAIVNGNVPETLKDKQLYTLDLGSLVAGSRYRGDFEERLRKVLKEIDTRGDIILFIDELHTLVGAGAAEGAIDAASILKPKLARGELQTIGATTLDEYRKYIEKDAALERRFQPVQVGEPSVEHAIEILKGLRDRYEAHHRISITDSALVAAATLADRYINDRFLPDKAIDLIDEAGARMRIRRMTAPPDLRAFDDKIADARREKESAIDEQDFEKAASLRDKEKQLIGERAEREKQWRAGDLDVVAEVDEEQIAEVLGNWTGIPVFKLTEEETTRLLRMEDELHKRIIGQEDAVKAVSKAIRRTRAGLKDPKRPSGSFIFAGPSGVGKTELSKALANFLFGEDDALIQIDMGEFHDRFTASRLFGAPPGYVGYEEGGQLTEKVRRKPFSVVLFDEIEKAHSEIYNTLLQVLEDGRLTDGQGRTVDFKNTVLIFTSNLGTGDISKAVGLGFTSGDSDGANYDRMKQKVNDELKKHFRPEFLNRIDDIVVFHQLTQDQIIEMVDLMLNRVGTALKNKDMELEVSDQAKALLAKRGFDPVLGARPLRRTIQREIEDALSEKILFGEVGAGQIVEVDVEGWDGEGKGEDAKFTFTGKPKPAIDLEKSDDDVPALVADASSGTSPSETA; encoded by the coding sequence ATGTTCGAGAGGTTCACCGACCGCGCTCGCCGCGTCGTCGTCCTGGCGCAAGAAGAAGCCAGGATGCTCAATCACAACTACATCGGCACCGAGCACATCCTCCTGGGCCTGATCCACGAGGGTGAGGGTGTGGCGGCCAAGGCACTCGAGTCGCTGGGCATCTCCCTGGAGGGCGTGCGCAGCCAGGTCGAGGAGATCATCGGGCAGGGCCAGCAGGCCCCGTCGGGTCACATCCCCTTCACGCCGCGCGCCAAGAAGGTCCTGGAGCTGTCGCTGCGCGAGGCGCTGCAGCTCGGCCACAACTACATCGGCACCGAGCACATCCTGCTCGGCCTGATCCGCGAGGGCGAGGGCGTCGCCGCCCAGGTCCTGGTGAAGCTGGGCGCCGATCTCAACCGCGTCCGCCAGCAGGTCATCCAGCTCCTGTCGGGCTACCAGGGCAAGGAGGGCGGCGGTGAGCCGGCCGGCGCCGGAGCCCGCACGAGCGGCGGCGGCGACGCGGGCACCCCGTCGACCTCCCTGGTCCTGGACCAGTTCGGCAGGAACCTGACCGCCGCGGCGGCCCAGGGCAAGCTGGACCCGGTGATCGGCCGGTCCAAGGAGATCGAGCGCATCATGCAGGTGCTCTCGCGGCGCACCAAGAACAACCCGGTGCTCATCGGTGAGCCCGGCGTCGGCAAGACCGCCGTCGTCGAGGGCCTGGCGCAGGCCATCGTCAACGGCAACGTGCCCGAGACGCTCAAGGACAAGCAGCTCTACACCCTGGACCTCGGGTCCCTGGTGGCCGGCTCGCGCTACCGCGGTGACTTCGAGGAGCGCCTGCGCAAGGTCCTCAAGGAGATCGACACCCGCGGCGACATCATCCTGTTCATCGACGAGCTGCACACGCTCGTCGGTGCGGGTGCTGCGGAGGGCGCGATCGACGCCGCGTCGATCCTCAAGCCGAAGCTGGCCCGCGGCGAGCTGCAGACCATCGGTGCGACCACGCTCGACGAGTACCGCAAGTACATCGAGAAGGACGCCGCGCTGGAGCGCCGCTTCCAGCCCGTCCAGGTCGGGGAGCCGAGCGTCGAGCACGCCATCGAGATCCTCAAGGGCCTGCGCGACCGGTACGAGGCGCACCACCGCATCTCCATCACCGACAGCGCGCTGGTCGCCGCTGCCACCCTGGCGGACCGGTACATCAACGACCGCTTCCTGCCGGACAAGGCGATCGACCTCATCGACGAAGCGGGCGCGCGCATGCGCATCCGCCGGATGACCGCCCCGCCGGACCTGCGTGCCTTCGACGACAAGATCGCCGACGCGCGCCGGGAGAAGGAATCGGCGATCGACGAGCAGGACTTCGAGAAGGCCGCGTCGCTGCGCGACAAGGAGAAGCAACTCATCGGCGAGCGCGCCGAGCGCGAGAAGCAGTGGCGCGCCGGCGACCTCGACGTCGTCGCCGAGGTCGACGAGGAGCAGATCGCCGAGGTCCTGGGAAACTGGACCGGCATCCCCGTGTTCAAGCTCACCGAGGAGGAGACCACGCGTCTGCTCCGCATGGAGGACGAGCTGCACAAGCGGATCATCGGCCAGGAGGACGCCGTGAAGGCGGTCTCGAAGGCGATCCGCCGCACCCGTGCGGGCCTGAAGGATCCGAAGCGCCCGTCGGGCTCGTTCATCTTCGCCGGCCCGTCCGGTGTGGGTAAGACCGAGCTGTCGAAGGCGCTCGCGAACTTCCTGTTCGGCGAGGACGACGCGCTCATCCAGATCGACATGGGCGAGTTCCACGACCGCTTCACCGCCTCGCGCCTGTTCGGTGCCCCTCCCGGGTACGTGGGCTACGAGGAGGGCGGCCAGCTCACCGAGAAGGTGCGCCGCAAGCCGTTCTCCGTGGTGCTCTTCGACGAGATCGAGAAGGCGCACAGCGAGATCTACAACACGCTGCTGCAGGTGCTGGAGGACGGTCGCCTGACCGACGGCCAGGGCCGCACGGTCGACTTCAAGAACACCGTGCTGATCTTCACCTCGAACCTCGGTACGGGCGACATCTCGAAGGCGGTCGGCCTGGGCTTCACGTCGGGCGACTCCGACGGCGCCAACTACGACCGGATGAAGCAGAAGGTCAACGACGAGCTCAAGAAGCACTTCCGGCCCGAGTTCCTCAACCGCATCGACGACATCGTCGTCTTCCACCAGCTCACGCAGGACCAGATCATCGAGATGGTCGACCTCATGCTGAACCGGGTGGGTACCGCGCTGAAGAACAAGGACATGGAGCTCGAGGTCAGCGACCAGGCCAAGGCCCTGCTGGCCAAGCGCGGCTTCGATCCGGTCCTCGGCGCCCGGCCGCTGCGCCGCACCATCCAGCGGGAGATCGAGGACGCGCTGTCCGAGAAGATCCTGTTCGGCGAGGTCGGCGCCGGCCAGATCGTCGAGGTCGACGTCGAGGGCTGGGACGGCGAGGGCAAGGGCGAGGACGCGAAGTTCACCTTCACCGGCAAGCCCAAGCCCGCGATCGACCTGGAGAAGTCCGACGACGACGTCCCGGCCCTGGTGGCCGACGCGTCGTCCGGGACGAGCCCGAGCGAGACCGCGTAG
- a CDS encoding type III pantothenate kinase yields MLLAIDAGNTSVTVGLFASAAGEELLGTWRLRSDPRMTSDELALILNGFLTGAGVDPARVRGVSVLSTVPELLRSLRAVMPRYYPAAEHVILEPGVKTGVPLLVDNPREVGTDRVANAAGAFELIGREGGVPCVVVDFGTSTRVDVVSAKGEFLGGAIAAGVGSALDALAERTVALRRVELVAPRSVVGKNTVEALQSGIIYGFAGMVDALVGRALDVVPGARVVATGGFDEGIAPECATVTDHRADLTLQGLRAVYLRECANRAQREKRAGTRGTDSRH; encoded by the coding sequence ATGCTGCTGGCGATCGACGCCGGCAACACCTCGGTCACCGTCGGGCTGTTCGCGTCGGCCGCGGGGGAGGAGCTCCTCGGCACGTGGCGGCTGCGCAGCGATCCGCGGATGACCTCGGACGAGCTGGCGCTCATCCTGAACGGCTTCCTCACCGGCGCGGGCGTCGACCCCGCGCGGGTACGCGGCGTGAGCGTCCTGTCGACGGTGCCGGAACTGCTGCGCTCGCTGCGTGCCGTGATGCCCCGGTACTACCCGGCCGCCGAGCACGTGATCCTCGAGCCCGGCGTGAAGACCGGGGTGCCGCTGCTGGTCGACAACCCGCGCGAGGTGGGTACCGATCGCGTCGCCAACGCCGCCGGAGCCTTCGAGCTGATCGGCCGCGAGGGAGGGGTGCCGTGCGTCGTGGTGGATTTCGGCACGTCGACGCGGGTGGACGTGGTGAGCGCGAAGGGGGAGTTCCTCGGCGGCGCGATCGCCGCGGGCGTGGGCAGCGCGCTGGACGCGCTCGCCGAGCGGACCGTGGCGCTGCGGCGCGTCGAGCTCGTCGCGCCCCGGTCGGTGGTCGGCAAGAACACCGTGGAGGCGCTGCAGTCGGGCATCATTTACGGCTTCGCGGGCATGGTGGACGCCCTGGTCGGCCGTGCGCTCGACGTGGTGCCCGGGGCCCGGGTGGTCGCGACGGGCGGCTTCGACGAGGGCATCGCCCCGGAGTGCGCCACGGTGACCGACCACCGCGCCGACCTGACGCTGCAGGGCCTGCGGGCCGTGTACCTGCGTGAGTGCGCGAACCGCGCTCAGCGGGAGAAGCGTGCGGGAACCCGCGGCACCGATTCGCGTCACTGA
- a CDS encoding phytanoyl-CoA dioxygenase family protein, protein MLTDEQVEDFVRDGYVAVRGAFSAATAAAARDVLWAEMAASGIDRDDPSTWDRPVIRLGEHGEEPFREAASSPLVAAAADRLAGVGRWVPRVSLGTFPVRFPCADGPGDDGWHVDASFPGDQPEAFLHWRVNVRSTGRALLMLYLFSDVGDDDAPTRLRVGSHRAMAAMLRPYGEEGAEMGALTTEYAATEGLPEVFATGAAGDVYLCHPFLVHASQALLPGPGRGARFLAQPALLGGPADLDAADGELTPVARAIVLGCREG, encoded by the coding sequence GTGCTGACCGACGAGCAGGTGGAGGACTTCGTCCGCGACGGCTACGTCGCCGTCCGCGGGGCCTTCAGCGCCGCCACGGCGGCGGCCGCGCGGGACGTTCTGTGGGCGGAGATGGCGGCGTCGGGCATCGACCGGGACGACCCGTCGACCTGGGATCGGCCGGTGATCCGCCTGGGCGAGCACGGCGAGGAGCCGTTCCGGGAGGCCGCGTCGTCGCCGCTCGTCGCGGCCGCGGCGGACCGTCTGGCCGGTGTCGGGCGGTGGGTGCCGCGGGTCTCTCTGGGCACGTTCCCGGTGCGTTTCCCGTGCGCGGACGGGCCCGGCGACGACGGCTGGCACGTGGACGCCAGCTTCCCCGGGGACCAGCCGGAGGCGTTCCTGCACTGGCGGGTCAACGTGCGCAGCACGGGCCGCGCGCTGCTCATGCTGTACCTGTTCTCCGATGTCGGCGACGACGACGCTCCGACGCGGCTGCGCGTGGGCTCGCACCGCGCGATGGCCGCGATGCTGCGCCCGTACGGCGAGGAGGGCGCGGAGATGGGCGCACTCACGACGGAGTACGCCGCCACGGAGGGCCTCCCGGAGGTGTTCGCGACCGGTGCCGCCGGCGACGTGTACCTGTGCCACCCGTTCCTCGTGCACGCCTCGCAGGCGCTGCTGCCGGGGCCAGGCCGCGGCGCGCGCTTCCTGGCGCAGCCGGCCCTGCTCGGCGGCCCTGCGGACCTCGACGCCGCGGACGGCGAGCTGACGCCCGTGGCACGCGCGATCGTCCTCGGCTGCCGGGAGGGGTAA